TTTTTTCATTGGTAATATATCTAAAATCAAGCACATAAACCCTTATTCGGAATAATGTCTTCTGCTTTTTTTGATTAGGTGAAACTTACCAGCAATTGATTTTTCTCAATCGTATCCTCTTTCTTGATATGAATTTTTTTAATGATTGCCTCTACGGGCGACTTTAAAATATTTTCCATCTTCATTGCCTGAAGCACAACGAGTGCATCTCCTTTTTTTACGGCATCGCCTTCCTTTACGCGCACATCCACCACCAACCCGGGCATGGGCGCTTTCATCGCTTTGATTTTTGCTGAAGAAGCATTTTCTATTCCGAGTTCTTTCAGCAGGTCATCATATTTATCTTTTATCTGCACGTTGTATTTATTTCCATTCACACGAATGACAAAACTTTTTTCTTCTCTGTTTGCTTTCAGCACTTCTGCGTTATACGATTTATGGTCTTTGATGATGTGAAAGATTCCTTGTTTGACTTCGATAATATCAAAATCCTTTTCATTGCCCTGAATGGTGAAATCGTATTTGTTATTTACTTTGGCTTTCATTATCGCGTGATAATTATTTTTTGTGTTTTAGTAAATGCTCCGTTGTTGATTCTGCAAAAATAAATTCCGTTCGCTTCGCTTAGGTTTACTGTTTCCTGTTTTTGGTTTACGGTTTTATTGTAAACAATTTGTCCTATTGAATTGAAAACTTGTATTTCAACCGGAGACTGTAAACCAAAGACTATAAACTTTCCCGAAGAAGGATTAGGATAAATTTTTAAATCATTTTCAGTTGCAGTATTTTCTATACCAGTAGTCACCGAAGTTGAATCCGCAAACTTGGAAAGCAGCTTTACGTAAGCCGCGTTCACATAAATTCCCACTTCAGAAATTTCCCATGAGTTTTCGGGAAAGGATGTGTTCCAGTCCTTATAACTTTTCTGAACGGGCTGATTTTGAGGAGGAGAAATCGGTGGACCTGTATAAGCAGCATCTGGTTGATAATCTTTGTTCACGCCTCCGGGAATAAATGCAGGAGGAGCGCCTATATATGGACTTGCTCCTCCATCGTAAATCGTTCCATCGCCAAACCATCCGTGATAAATCTCCTGAGTGAAATTATCTCCGCCAAATACATTTGCGTTCGTCAGAAAAGCAAGTCCATGTGGATTTACTCCGTGCAGATAATGAATGTATCCTTCAGCAGCGTTTCGGTATTTAGTTTGGTTGGGTGCATCTAAATTGTATTGTACCATATTATATAAGATGCTTCCCTCTTCGCATTTGAACTGATTATTTCCCCACACATAATCGTTGTCCTGCATCTGCGCCATGTAAGCATCTGTATTATTATTGTAAGCGGGAAGCAAATCATTATTGTTTGATGAAACTGAAGTGATGCAATTATTTTTTATCGTGTTCACCACGCTTGCGGTCGCACCAATTGTATTGCAATAATAAAGAAGAGCATCTTGGTAAGGAGATTCAAAAGGATACCAATACGTCCACTGCAATGGCTGAATGTTGTAATTGTTGTCCACGTAAGTTCTGTAAGTAGTATTTCCTGTAGCGGCATAAAGATAAATCGCTGCGGTGAGCGAAGCGGAATTCTGGTCATAAGCCGAAACTTCAGGATTCGCGCTGGAGAAGCCGGAGTTGTTGTAGTTGGAATTTCCCGGATTATTCTGAAGCCATGTCCAGGCGAGTTGGGCTTTTGTCAGAAGAGTTGTTGAATAGGTTTGTAAAGATGGAATGGTATTATACATAATACTTGCATGTGCGAACAAACTCGCTGCAGTTCTGGTAGAAGATGAAGATGCTGGACCGTAAAGCCGTTGAGCAGTATCTGTACTTGGAGGAGATCCTCCAGTAAATCCCAATGTGGAAACTTTCATCAGTACTGAGCCGTCTATATTCTGCATTTTCAAAAGCCAGTCGAGTTCATATTTTATTTCATCCAGAATATCGGGAATACCGTTTCCGCTTTCAGGAATATTATAATTGTCTTTGAACACAGTTGGATTCTGTTCGTACGCATCCAATAAATAATTTACGGTTGCAAA
This window of the Bacteroidota bacterium genome carries:
- a CDS encoding biotin/lipoyl-binding protein is translated as MKAKVNNKYDFTIQGNEKDFDIIEVKQGIFHIIKDHKSYNAEVLKANREEKSFVIRVNGNKYNVQIKDKYDDLLKELGIENASSAKIKAMKAPMPGLVVDVRVKEGDAVKKGDALVVLQAMKMENILKSPVEAIIKKIHIKKEDTIEKNQLLVSFT
- a CDS encoding glycoside hydrolase family 9 protein; this encodes MDAEIFIEAVNLEIKNDSLECVINSPPKRILYFYDMKLSVCICLFYPFASLFTQTIDNHFKLDQIGYKLNDRKICVISDPQTGYNAPDPYTPNDTLFVKRQSDNATVSIGPAIPWNGGATHVQSGDKAWWFDFSNVVAPDDYYIYDSQNNKRTYTFTIGNNVYNDALKYAIRFFYHQRCGMAKTAQYAGTNYTDVICHEGTMQDLNCRDVTQPSNVSLEKDLSGGWHDAGDYNKYTNFCFATVNYLLDAYEQNPTVFKDNYNIPESGNGIPDILDEIKYELDWLLKMQNIDGSVLMKVSTLGFTGGSPPSTDTAQRLYGPASSSSTRTAASLFAHASIMYNTIPSLQTYSTTLLTKAQLAWTWLQNNPGNSNYNNSGFSSANPEVSAYDQNSASLTAAIYLYAATGNTTYRTYVDNNYNIQPLQWTYWYPFESPYQDALLYYCNTIGATASVVNTIKNNCITSVSSNNNDLLPAYNNNTDAYMAQMQDNDYVWGNNQFKCEEGSILYNMVQYNLDAPNQTKYRNAAEGYIHYLHGVNPHGLAFLTNANVFGGDNFTQEIYHGWFGDGTIYDGGASPYIGAPPAFIPGGVNKDYQPDAAYTGPPISPPQNQPVQKSYKDWNTSFPENSWEISEVGIYVNAAYVKLLSKFADSTSVTTGIENTATENDLKIYPNPSSGKFIVFGLQSPVEIQVFNSIGQIVYNKTVNQKQETVNLSEANGIYFCRINNGAFTKTQKIIITR